A single Oncorhynchus tshawytscha isolate Ot180627B linkage group LG01, Otsh_v2.0, whole genome shotgun sequence DNA region contains:
- the LOC112216707 gene encoding ATP-sensitive inward rectifier potassium channel 11, with amino-acid sequence MLSRKGLIPDDYLLTRLAEDVQQPKFKASKARKARFVAKNGTCNVAHTNIREQGRFLQDVFTTLVDLKWLHTLIIFTMSFLCSWLLFAMVWWLIAFAHGDLDQKGDDFVPCVTDIHSFSSAFLFSIEVQVTIGFGGRMVTEECLSAIVVLIIQNIVGLLINAIMLGCIFMKTAQANRRAETLIFSKHAVISIRNNKLCFMIRLGDLRKSMIISATVRMQVVRRTTTSEGEVVPLDQIDIHMDNPVGTNGIFLVVPLIICHVIDKDSPLYELSPLDLQNNDIEVVVVLEGVVETTGITTQARTSYLSEEILWGQRFVPTISEEEGMYAVDYSKFGNTVRVATPSCSAKKLDEKGGIARFKLQEHATPRPSVRRRRLSLRMKQYSTISPLA; translated from the coding sequence ATGCTTTCCCGAAAAGGACTGATCCCGGACGACTACTTGCTTACCCGCTTGGCTGAGGATGTCCAGCAGCCTAAATTCAAGGCGTCAAAAGCGCGGAAGGCTCGTTTCGTCGCCAAAAACGGAACCTGTAATGTGGCCCACACGAACATTCGCGAACAGGGACGGTTCCTACAGGATGTTTTCACCACTTTAGTGGATCTAAAATGGCTTCACACGCTTATAATTTTCACTATGTCATTTCTGTGCAGCTGGCTGCTGTTTGCAATGGTTTGGTGGCTCATTGCCTTTGCGCACGGCGACCTGGATCAAAAGGGTGACGACTTTGTCCCGTGCGTGACGGACATCCACTCCTTCTCATCTGCGTTCCTTTTCTCCATAGAGGTACAGGTGACCATCGGGTTCGGGGGGCGCATGGTCACAGAGGAATGCTTGTCTGCCATAGTGGTCCTTATCATTCAGAACATCGTGGGCTTGCTGATTAACGCCATAATGCTGGGGTGTATCTTTATGAAGACGGCCCAGGCCAACCGGCGCGCCGAAACGCTGATCTTCAGCAAGCACGCCGTCATCTCCATCCGAAATAACAAACTGTGCTTTATGATCCGTTTAGGGGACCTGCGGAAGAGCATGATCATCAGTGCCACCGTGCGGATGCAGGTGGTAAGGCGCACCACCACTTCGGAGGGCGAGGTGGTCCCCCTGGACCAGATAGACATTCACATGGACAACCCCGTGGGGACCAACGGTATTTTCCTGGTGGTCCCTCTCATCATATGCCACGTTATTGACAAAGACAGCCCGCTCTACGAGCTATCGCCATTGGATTTACAAAATAATGATATCGAGGTGGTAGTGGTGctggagggggtggtggagaccACGGGGATAACAACCCAGGCCCGCACATCCTACCTGTCTGAGGAGATACTGTGGGGGCAGCGCTTTGTGCCCACTATATCCGAGGAGGAGGGCATGTATGCGGTGGACTATTCTAAATTCGGTAACACAGTTAGAGTAGCGACACCCAGCTGCAGTGCCAAGAAACTGGATGAGAAGGGAGGCATCGCCAGGTTTAAACTGCAAGAGCACGCGACCCCGCGGCCGTCGGTGAGAAGGCGGCGGCTCTCACTACGCATGAAGCAATACAGCACCATCAGCCCACTAGCCTAA